The following are encoded in a window of Isachenkonia alkalipeptolytica genomic DNA:
- a CDS encoding PhoH family protein, translated as MTKEIQKNIALQKEDYPGKLFGNYDEFAKIIYDKFQTKMLLRDGEIILLGEETQVLKAEEMLKEMIRVLENQGELNRQRVKYIADLFVEGNENDAKALMDGTVLINASGKPIKPKTLGQKQYLGKIEQNDLTFGIGPAGTGKTYLAVVMAAKAFKNEEVKRIILVRPAVEAGESLGFLPGDLKDKVDPYLRPLYDSLFDVLGVDKFQRLQEREIIEVAPLAYMRGRTLDNAFIILDEAQNTTIPQMKMFLTRIGYGSKAVVTGDVTQIDLPKGKVSGLNHALEILQDIEGIGYTHLTYKDVVRHPLVQNIINAYEKNSQKKTD; from the coding sequence TTGACAAAAGAGATTCAAAAAAACATTGCCTTACAAAAGGAAGATTACCCCGGAAAATTATTCGGAAACTATGATGAATTTGCTAAAATTATATATGATAAATTTCAGACCAAAATGCTTCTCAGGGACGGAGAAATTATACTATTGGGAGAAGAAACCCAGGTTTTAAAAGCTGAAGAAATGCTTAAGGAAATGATTCGGGTATTGGAAAACCAGGGAGAACTAAACCGTCAAAGGGTAAAATATATAGCTGACCTGTTTGTAGAAGGTAATGAAAATGATGCTAAAGCTCTGATGGACGGAACGGTGTTGATCAATGCTAGTGGGAAACCTATTAAGCCTAAAACCTTAGGCCAAAAACAGTATCTTGGAAAAATAGAACAGAATGATTTAACCTTCGGCATAGGACCCGCAGGAACCGGAAAGACCTACTTGGCTGTGGTTATGGCAGCAAAAGCCTTTAAGAACGAAGAGGTGAAACGTATTATACTGGTGCGCCCCGCCGTGGAAGCAGGGGAGAGTTTAGGTTTTTTACCGGGGGATTTAAAGGATAAAGTGGATCCCTATTTACGTCCTTTATACGATTCTTTATTTGACGTTCTGGGAGTGGATAAATTTCAGCGGCTCCAAGAGCGAGAGATCATCGAAGTTGCCCCCTTAGCATATATGAGGGGAAGAACGTTGGATAATGCTTTTATTATTTTGGATGAAGCCCAAAACACAACCATTCCTCAAATGAAGATGTTTTTAACTAGAATAGGCTATGGTTCCAAGGCTGTGGTAACCGGGGATGTGACCCAGATTGACTTGCCAAAGGGAAAAGTTTCGGGGCTGAATCATGCTTTAGAGATTCTACAGGATATTGAAGGAATAGGATATACTCATCTAACGTATAAAGATGTGGTAAGACATCCCTTAGTGCAAAACATCATCAATGCCTATGAAAAAAATTCACAGAAAAAGACGGATTAA